The Haloplanus salinarum genome includes a region encoding these proteins:
- a CDS encoding TrkA C-terminal domain-containing protein produces MTPLQVSVPAVEPELVETVSRLLAFGVGAALLAGAAALGYRWYTKLRLPTWLSVLLGLSVVALYLNTVGAFSDLLRGETSVFSPSVVVFNVLALAVGAAAAPVGRLVGDRIATDVFAVAGVRELDVEVSRIVRSMSRITDVTLPDDPDAIADLEGYDPVSPTIKETLAGKTLIFPRRLTVADLEARLGTRLQDDYDVGHVDVELSADGTVEYLALGSRATGIGPTLAPGTVAVAVRADPANAASPGDRVQVWRTDPEPKRLLTAELRAHVDDVATLAVDEEDATRLDATTTYRLVTLPSEPQAEREFASLLRAAEETMYVVTVDAGSDLVGRPVDGLDATVVAVKAVDGGIDTLARDRPLAPGDEVYLVSRPETFRRLEARSSPDASPTET; encoded by the coding sequence GTGACGCCGCTTCAGGTGTCGGTCCCGGCGGTGGAGCCGGAGCTAGTGGAGACCGTCTCCCGGCTGCTGGCCTTCGGCGTCGGTGCCGCCCTCCTCGCCGGCGCCGCGGCGCTCGGCTACCGGTGGTATACGAAACTCCGCCTGCCGACCTGGCTGTCGGTCCTGCTGGGGCTCTCGGTGGTCGCCCTCTATCTCAACACCGTCGGCGCGTTCTCCGACCTCCTACGCGGCGAGACGTCCGTCTTCTCGCCCTCGGTCGTGGTGTTCAACGTCCTCGCGCTCGCCGTGGGGGCGGCCGCCGCGCCCGTGGGCCGTCTCGTCGGCGACCGGATCGCCACCGACGTCTTCGCCGTCGCGGGCGTCCGCGAACTCGACGTGGAGGTGAGCCGTATCGTCCGCTCGATGAGCCGCATCACCGACGTGACTCTGCCGGACGACCCGGACGCTATCGCCGACCTGGAGGGGTACGATCCCGTCTCGCCGACGATCAAGGAGACGCTCGCGGGCAAGACGCTCATCTTCCCCCGGCGGCTGACGGTCGCCGACCTGGAGGCCCGACTCGGCACCCGCCTGCAGGACGACTACGACGTGGGACACGTCGACGTGGAGCTGTCGGCCGACGGCACCGTCGAGTATCTCGCGCTCGGGAGCCGGGCGACGGGCATCGGCCCGACGCTCGCGCCGGGAACCGTCGCCGTCGCGGTCCGGGCCGACCCCGCCAACGCCGCCAGCCCCGGCGACCGCGTGCAGGTGTGGCGCACGGATCCGGAACCCAAGCGGCTGTTGACGGCGGAGCTGCGGGCTCACGTCGACGACGTCGCGACCCTCGCCGTCGACGAGGAGGACGCCACCCGCCTCGACGCCACGACCACCTACCGGCTGGTGACGCTCCCCTCGGAACCCCAGGCCGAACGGGAGTTCGCCTCCCTCCTGCGGGCGGCCGAGGAGACGATGTACGTCGTCACGGTCGACGCGGGGAGTGACCTGGTTGGCCGGCCCGTCGACGGCCTCGACGCCACCGTCGTCGCGGTCAAGGCCGTCGACGGCGGGATCGACACGCTCGCTCGGGATCGGCCCCTCGCGCCGGGGGACGAGGTCTACCTCGTGAGCCGGCCGGAGACCTTCCGTCGACTGGAGGCCCGGAGTTCCCCGGACGCATCCCCGACCGAGACGTAA
- a CDS encoding potassium channel family protein — protein MASFPVEVLFGIYLGVLTGIVPALVSWTFGFIFKYVTGVTVPAFGVVVLAVAIAGVNGGLLALNDPTFTQSANQVRLTVAVVVVLMISLYAHNAGDKMGAEFPRKLSLRKLTERTLSTDVIELAGGRGQVRVTVSGEVGDMEGYPPVPTELRRELREWSAAFPADVPVVELETRVTDRLRTEFDLADVAVTLDERARATVSVAPPLGGLSKRIPPGKRAVSVPGLLPTGTARGDEASVVTPDRTYRGSVVSLRSDRARDAAAGAVAGPPLTDAAATPDGAAAPSLAPTLPVADGGDGRLTVAVDAAGTESLLASTVDHLLVRSRGTRREYELLSLLRQAGDRIRKVTVGDDGPVAGRTIGEAAVRDTYGVTVLAVRHEGDWRFAPRGSHPVAVGDDLFVVGKPDALAAFREAVA, from the coding sequence ATGGCATCGTTCCCCGTCGAGGTTCTCTTCGGCATCTACCTCGGGGTACTGACCGGCATCGTCCCGGCTCTCGTCTCGTGGACCTTCGGCTTCATCTTCAAGTACGTGACCGGGGTCACCGTCCCCGCTTTCGGTGTGGTCGTCCTCGCGGTGGCCATCGCCGGCGTCAACGGCGGGTTGCTGGCGCTGAACGACCCGACGTTCACCCAGTCGGCGAACCAGGTCCGGCTGACCGTCGCCGTCGTCGTCGTCCTGATGATCTCGCTGTACGCGCACAACGCCGGCGACAAGATGGGCGCGGAGTTCCCCCGGAAGCTGTCGCTTCGCAAGCTGACCGAGCGTACCCTCTCGACGGACGTCATCGAACTCGCCGGCGGTCGAGGGCAGGTTCGCGTCACCGTCTCCGGCGAGGTCGGCGACATGGAGGGGTATCCGCCCGTCCCGACCGAACTCAGACGCGAACTCCGCGAGTGGTCGGCGGCCTTCCCCGCCGACGTCCCCGTCGTCGAACTGGAGACGCGGGTGACCGACCGCCTCCGAACGGAGTTCGACCTCGCGGACGTGGCCGTGACTCTCGACGAGCGGGCGCGGGCGACGGTAAGCGTCGCGCCCCCGCTCGGCGGCCTCTCGAAACGCATCCCCCCGGGCAAGCGCGCCGTCTCCGTCCCCGGGCTCCTGCCGACCGGCACGGCCCGTGGCGACGAGGCGTCGGTCGTGACGCCCGACCGGACCTACCGGGGGAGCGTCGTGAGCCTGCGGAGCGACCGCGCCCGCGACGCGGCCGCCGGGGCGGTGGCCGGACCCCCCCTCACCGACGCGGCCGCCACGCCCGACGGCGCCGCCGCGCCGTCACTCGCTCCCACCCTCCCCGTCGCCGACGGCGGCGACGGCCGGCTGACGGTCGCCGTCGACGCCGCCGGCACGGAGTCGCTGCTCGCGTCGACCGTCGACCACCTCCTCGTCCGCTCTCGCGGCACTCGCCGCGAGTACGAACTCCTCAGCCTGCTCCGGCAGGCGGGCGACCGCATCCGGAAGGTCACGGTCGGCGACGACGGGCCGGTCGCGGGCCGGACCATCGGCGAAGCGGCGGTGCGGGACACCTACGGCGTGACCGTCCTCGCCGTCCGTCACGAGGGGGACTGGCGGTTCGCGCCCCGCGGCTCACACCCGGTCGCGGTCGGCGACGACCTGTTCGTCGTCGGGAAACCCGACGCACTCGCGGCGTTCCGGGAGGCGGTCGCGTGA
- a CDS encoding NAD-binding protein: MAASRSDRFLGVQAAVGLTLLAGALSMVTGIVHMGSPAGRPLVPFVPPVARTTAGFTGTLTGFLLLGSALGLRRGLRAAWYSTLCLLVVSAGQGLVQASETSIPLVVLSVLALPAVALNRRRFDRSVDFSATQLAALLALGGSQVYITTGAYALREEFGGIETLVDAVYFAVVTSSTVGYGDIVPRTAVARLFGISALVVGTASFAIALGVLLTPAIEARLVKALGKMTQSELDLLDDHVLVLGYGDLTEAVIQELQGNTPFLVVVPDAEKARALGERGINTLTGDTSDEATLRRAHIEDARAVVAATNDDAADAFAILTARHLVPEIHVVAAATQRENVDKLRRAGADTVISPASIGGHLLVESALGGQDVDTEAIAGRLLDEI, encoded by the coding sequence ATGGCCGCGAGTCGGAGCGATCGGTTCCTCGGCGTGCAGGCGGCTGTGGGATTGACGCTCCTCGCGGGCGCGCTCTCGATGGTCACCGGCATCGTCCACATGGGCTCGCCCGCCGGCCGCCCGCTCGTCCCCTTCGTCCCGCCGGTGGCGCGGACGACCGCCGGGTTCACGGGCACGCTCACCGGCTTTCTCCTCCTCGGAAGCGCGCTCGGCCTGCGCCGCGGCCTACGGGCCGCGTGGTACTCGACGCTCTGCCTGCTCGTCGTGTCGGCGGGCCAGGGGCTCGTCCAGGCGAGTGAGACGTCCATCCCGCTCGTGGTGCTGTCGGTGCTCGCCCTGCCGGCCGTCGCGCTCAACCGTCGGCGCTTCGACCGCTCGGTCGACTTCTCGGCGACACAGCTCGCCGCGCTGCTCGCGCTCGGCGGGTCACAGGTGTACATCACCACCGGCGCGTACGCGCTCCGCGAGGAGTTCGGCGGCATCGAGACGCTCGTCGACGCCGTCTACTTCGCCGTCGTCACCTCCAGCACCGTCGGCTACGGCGATATCGTCCCGCGGACGGCGGTGGCACGGCTGTTCGGCATCTCGGCGCTCGTCGTCGGCACGGCGAGTTTCGCCATCGCGCTCGGCGTCCTGCTGACCCCCGCCATCGAAGCCCGACTCGTCAAGGCACTCGGAAAGATGACACAATCAGAACTCGACTTGCTCGACGATCACGTGCTCGTCCTCGGTTACGGCGACCTGACCGAGGCGGTCATTCAGGAACTACAGGGAAACACCCCCTTCCTCGTCGTCGTCCCGGACGCCGAGAAGGCGCGGGCGCTCGGCGAGCGGGGGATCAACACGCTCACCGGCGACACCAGCGACGAGGCGACGCTCCGGCGGGCCCACATCGAGGACGCCCGCGCCGTCGTCGCGGCGACGAACGACGACGCGGCCGACGCGTTCGCCATCCTGACGGCGCGTCACCTCGTCCCCGAGATTCACGTCGTCGCCGCGGCGACCCAGCGCGAGAACGTCGACAAGCTCCGGCGTGCGGGGGCCGATACGGTCATCAGTCCCGCGAGCATCGGCGGCCACCTGCTCGTCGAGTCGGCGCTCGGCGGCCAGGACGTCGACACCGAGGCGATCGCGGGTCGCCTGCTCGACGAGATCTAG
- a CDS encoding universal stress protein, whose protein sequence is MLEGVLARVVAAARRLRRFERRELAAFGRWIQHTGNLLHLTVLTAVPLIIGVVTLISNAVAELSFLLFPPLASGTYTLFADPEGRYASPWKFTVGLVVGACCGWAALALSAQVFADTAAISPVSAALSIFLTGATTWLLDVEEPAAFSTALLVLVTDDASPEAYVASVAAVGALVAVVFSVWRSRFYERRARYLYDTAQGDDHVLVPMRGDPEAAETTALFGATLAAAHDAGKVVLLGILDGDDAPDDPADEPVATRETAERLEATAGTVRTRLGVPCEVVVARGPPVQTTVGTAADANCDLVVTPYEERRGLLSPYVQGVFESRYDAVAFRSTTGRRRWKRVLVTVSRPGDVAHAMLDFAARLVGRSGSLSVCTCIDSEVERRRAESQLADLAETVDVDVETRVARSEVTAFIGANAGAYDLLVIGSSGDRSRASRLVSPPTFERLRDVDCDVAIVDRGRP, encoded by the coding sequence ATGCTGGAGGGGGTGCTCGCCCGTGTCGTCGCCGCCGCCCGCCGCCTCCGGCGGTTCGAACGCCGCGAACTCGCGGCCTTCGGCCGCTGGATCCAGCACACCGGCAACCTCCTCCACCTGACGGTGCTGACCGCGGTCCCCCTGATCATCGGGGTCGTGACGCTCATCTCGAACGCGGTCGCCGAACTCTCCTTTCTGCTCTTCCCGCCGCTCGCCTCGGGCACGTACACCCTCTTTGCCGACCCCGAGGGCCGCTACGCCTCGCCCTGGAAGTTCACCGTCGGCCTCGTCGTGGGCGCGTGCTGTGGGTGGGCGGCCCTCGCCCTCTCGGCGCAGGTGTTCGCCGACACCGCCGCCATCTCCCCCGTCAGCGCCGCCCTCTCCATCTTCCTGACCGGCGCCACGACGTGGCTCCTCGACGTGGAGGAGCCCGCGGCCTTCTCGACGGCGCTGCTCGTCCTCGTCACCGACGACGCCTCCCCCGAGGCGTACGTGGCGAGCGTCGCCGCCGTCGGCGCCCTCGTCGCCGTCGTCTTCTCGGTCTGGCGCTCCCGGTTCTACGAGCGCCGGGCCCGGTACCTCTACGACACCGCACAGGGCGACGACCACGTCCTCGTCCCGATGCGCGGCGACCCCGAGGCCGCCGAGACGACGGCGCTGTTCGGCGCCACCCTCGCCGCCGCTCACGACGCGGGGAAGGTGGTGTTGCTGGGGATCCTCGACGGCGACGACGCCCCCGACGACCCGGCCGACGAACCCGTGGCGACCCGCGAGACCGCCGAGCGGTTGGAGGCGACGGCCGGGACGGTCCGGACGCGACTCGGCGTCCCCTGCGAGGTGGTCGTGGCCCGCGGGCCGCCCGTCCAGACGACCGTCGGCACCGCGGCGGACGCCAACTGCGACCTGGTGGTCACGCCCTACGAGGAGCGACGGGGCCTCCTCTCGCCGTACGTCCAGGGGGTGTTCGAGAGCCGGTACGACGCCGTCGCCTTCCGGTCGACGACGGGGCGGCGCCGCTGGAAGCGCGTGCTCGTGACCGTCTCCCGCCCGGGCGACGTCGCCCACGCCATGCTCGATTTCGCCGCCCGACTCGTCGGCCGGAGCGGGAGCCTGAGCGTCTGTACCTGCATCGACAGCGAGGTGGAGCGACGGCGCGCCGAGTCGCAGCTGGCCGACCTCGCCGAAACCGTCGACGTCGACGTGGAGACGCGGGTGGCCCGAAGCGAGGTCACCGCCTTCATCGGCGCCAACGCCGGCGCGTACGACCTGCTGGTGATCGGCTCCTCCGGCGACCGCTCGCGGGCCTCGCGGCTCGTCTCGCCGCCGACCTTCGAGCGGCTACGGGACGTGGACTGCGACGTGGCGATCGTCGACCGGGGGCGGCCCTAG